One Ignavibacteria bacterium genomic window carries:
- a CDS encoding DUF4920 domain-containing protein, producing MKSLKLFLLIFSLFITASVSAQDASGEGQLYGKEFPEGVQTVTLTELFANPETYNGQEVVVTASIVDVCQKAGCWITFMEGDKEIRVKTDHNFVLPKDSFNQTATVNGVFAIKEISEKMAKHFNEDAKNKKDVSNIVGPQKVYEIKATGIVLTNDGTESSNKTKTKDANNVSE from the coding sequence ATGAAATCATTAAAATTATTTTTACTTATTTTTTCTTTGTTCATTACTGCTTCGGTTTCTGCACAGGATGCAAGCGGAGAGGGACAACTTTACGGCAAAGAGTTTCCCGAGGGTGTTCAAACCGTAACGCTAACAGAATTATTTGCTAACCCTGAAACATATAACGGTCAGGAAGTGGTTGTAACAGCTTCAATTGTTGACGTCTGTCAGAAAGCAGGTTGCTGGATTACTTTTATGGAAGGTGACAAAGAAATCAGAGTTAAAACAGACCATAACTTTGTTCTTCCAAAAGACAGCTTTAATCAGACTGCCACCGTCAATGGTGTTTTTGCTATAAAAGAAATTTCAGAAAAAATGGCTAAGCATTTTAATGAAGATGCAAAAAACAAAAAAGATGTTTCTAACATTGTCGGACCACAAAAAGTTTATGAGATTAAAGCAACAGGAATAGTGCTGACAAATGATGGAACGGAATCAAGCAATAAAACGAAAACAAAAGACGCGAACAACGTAAGCGAATAA